In Malus sylvestris chromosome 2, drMalSylv7.2, whole genome shotgun sequence, the genomic stretch TAAAGGCAGGGCGCTTATCCAGCACATACAGTACAACCCTTCAGTTTCTCTTATCCTGCACCCTCACCACTGTCCACTCCCTCTTCCCAGTCTCCCCAATGTTCCTAGGGTACCCTACCAGGCTGCCCTTGCATTCAGTTTTGTGGGTTATCAAAACCAACCTCTAACCATAACCGTCTTTGGCACCAGATGTTGTTTCCCCCCCTGCATAATTTCACTGCCGTGGCCTAATCTGATTGGATTTGCGGTTGTTTCTGTGAAAACAAATTACCCTTTTGAGATTATTTGCTGTAATTCTCAGATTGATTCTCAATTGGATCTGAGTCTCTGTAAAGATGTAtgcttttttgggttttcaatgttcctttttctttttctttttttttatgggttGTTTATTCTTTGCTTTGCTTAGCCCCTCACTCTGCTGCTGTCTCTTACTTTTGATTTGTGCGTTTTGTGGCAGATTTATTGCAGAGAAAAGTATCTTCTTTTCAAGCAACAGGTTGTGTTATTCCATTGAGTGTTGGTATATGAATGTGGTGGGATTATATGAAATGCAAAGGCTGTCAAATATGTAAATTTGGTTCGATGAAGTGAAAGAACCAAATTCCATCTATGTGGTCTGAATTGGATTTGGATAGTGTGGATGGATGTGCGTGAATCAGCTCTAGCAGCGCTGAAGAAGAAAACAGCCGTGGAGACCCCAAGACCGCCGTTGGTTCCGGCGGAGAGGAACAACAATGCAGTCACCACCCGCCGCCCTCGAACGAGGGAAGTTAGTTCTAGGTACAAGTCTCACACTCCATCCTCAACAACTCCCTCATCACCTTCTGGTGCTCGGCGTTGCCCATCTCCAACCCTTACTAGCACCTCACGTCCAACATCGCCATTGGTGTCCAAGAGATCCCAATCTGTTGACAGAAGGCGACCTTCGACGCCCACTTCCCCGCCAAGTCCATCAACACCGGTCCGCGATGCAGATGTGCAATTTTCGTTCAGAAGACTAGCAAATGGTCGAATGCCAGAGGGTTTATGGCCTTCCACTATGAGAAGTTTGAGTGTTTCCTTTCAGTCTGATAGCATTTCAATTCCTGTTAGTAAGAAGGAAAAACCAGTGTCGAGTGCTCTGTCTGACCGCACTTTGAGGTCATCTTCGAATGTGGCTCATAGGCAGGCCGAAACACCTGCTGCTCCAAGAAAGCTTACAACGGAGAGAAAAAGGAGCCCTCTTAAAGGCAAAACTGCTCCTGATCAATCAGAGAATTCTAAGCCGGTTGATGGCTTGCATTCCCGATTGATAGATCAGCATCGATGGCCAAGTAGAATAAGTGGGAAAGTATCTTCGAATTCATTAAATAGAAGTGTGGATCTTGGTGCTAAAATTGTCAGGCTTGCTGCGCCAACTCCCGGAGTTGGGTTGTCTACGCTGAGGAGAACGCCACCATCTGATTCTTTGGGCAAATCTTTACAAAAATCCGCCAGTGATACTGCTGCATTATTACCGCTTCATCAAAGCTGTAAAGCAGGACTAGGAGCGAATTCAGTTGATGGTAATTCCCTGCAGGTATCCAGACCTCACAAGCTTGCCTCCACAAGTTTATCGGACAGGTTGTCATTAACATCTCATTCACTGAAATCTCAATCTTCGCTTAGTACTCCATCACAATCACGACCATCCTCGCCTAGTAAGAGCTCAATGTTTTCATCTTCTGTTACAAGAGGTTTAAGCCCGTCTCGATCAAGACCATCTACTCCTCCTTCTAGAGGAGTTAGTCCATCTAAGGCAAGGCCGTCCAGTACTTCTAGTCAATCAAGCAGTTCAACATCTGTGCTTAGTTTCATTGCAGATTTTAAGGGGAAAAAGGGTGCAAGTTACATTGAAGATGCTCATCAGTTGCGTTTACTTTACAATAGATGTTTGCAATGGCGATTTGCTAATGCAAGGGCAGAGGTTGTACTTTATGTTCAGAAAGTAAATGCAGAGGTGGGTGTTTGTTCTCTTTGAACTAGAAAACTTTTAGGCATATTTCTTTGCTCTACTAATTTCTTAATTATTTCCTACTATTATTTATCATGTCCCGTCTTACTAACTTCCTAGTGCTGAATAGTTTGTTcaatgatattgatttgttgtATGGTCAGGGTTGTGCAAACTTATTCTAAGTGACGAATATTATGTCAACTTACATCGGAATTTAATTGATCTTGCAGAGAACTTTATTGAATGTGTGGAACAGTACAATAAGCTTGTGGGATTCAGTAATCAAGAAACGAATCGATCTCCAGCAGTTGAAGCTTGAACTTAAGCTGAAGTCAGTATTGAATGATCAAGTAATGCATCTTTTCCACGACAGTGATGTCATGTTATCTGCAATGTTTTCAGTGATTGCATTAATCCTTTAAGGATTCCTGTAAGTCAAAGACTAGGTTATGATGCAGAAAATATGTGAAACTTTAGTGTGGTCCTCAAATTATTCTGCACCGAGCAGTTAGGATGCATTCTAAGATTTCATCCGTGTGAACCTTTGGAAATGCTTGGAATAGCTTATAACCGGCCTTGTTATCAAGGAATAGGAACTATATAGTAGAAGAGagttgatgatgaaggcaaAAGTTCATCATGTTCTGTTTGTAATCAAATTCAGTTTGAAAACCCAAGCAAATTAGTGCCAAGAGTGACATTTGTTGGAAATAATAAATCATGTTAGGCATGTCTTAGTTCAGAGGCTTTCCTGTTAAATTTTGGTCCCATATTGTATCTTACTCGTACCCTTTCTAATGATTGGTCAGATGGCCTACCTTGACGACTGGGGTTTACTTGAAACCGAGCATATTGCTGCATTCTCTGGGGCTATGGAAGATTTGGAGGCAAGCACTCTACGTCTTCCAGTGACTGGAGGGGCAAGGGTATGTTAAGTTGTAAAAGATCATTAATTTGATTTGTGGAAAGAGACTTTTTCTCCTCACTATACTTACACTTTTACAGGCGGATTTGGATTCTTTGAAGGTAGCTATCTGCTCAGCGGTTGATGTGATGCAGGCAATGGCATCCTCCATATGCTGTTTGCTCTCACAGGTGAGATTCATGCATCCATAGTTTACGTTGACCATGTTGTGATAGCTTTCAACCTCCGTCCTTTTACTACATTCTTTATGACATACACCGGGTAGCACTAACGATCAATGATGTAGAGGTTGCGTATATTGTGCACACAAAGTTTGTGTTTGGAGGATTTATCTTTCAGAAAAGACAGACGTAATAACACAGAACTTTACATTCATGTGATGTAGGTGGAGGGCGTGAACAGTTTGGCTTCTGAACTTGCTGTTGTAGCAGCACAGGAGAAAGCCATGCTTGATGAGTGCGAGGTGCTGTTGGCTTCAGCAGCAGCTATGCAGGTAAAACAATGAGAccatttatttttaatgaacaGAATGTAATTAGGAAAAGCAAATCCTCGTGTATGTTTGGGGAGGTCGGGGGCTTTCTGTCACATTTGTTCTGTCGTGGTATTGAATATTCTTCAGTTTGATGAACACTGATTTCTGTTCAGCCGAGCGTGTCTTCAGTTTGATAAATCATGTTGCAACATTAACTGCTTATAAACATTGTACTTAATTAACTTTTGATTACTGGCTGCTCAAAACAGGTAGAGGAATACAGCCTGAGGACCCATCTCATGCAAACGAAACAAGACTTTGGAAAAGCGAGCGCCCAATTTTGGCAACCAAGACTTGTTCTTGATCCTGACTAGCTTCAAAGCCAACAATATAAACTCGCGTTGTCAATTCCGAAGGGATAAATACATACCGGGGCAGAGATAAATGTCTCCGTCGGTTCTCCGTGAATGtaaattgatttttcttttttccttggaATGTCATCTTGCTTTTTTcgaaaattttcctttttttttctgagCAGAGGGCCGTCGGCTCCATGCTTTCCGGTGTAATTTTTGGTGCTACGCAGATGAAAAGGAAATGCAAAGGAAGCAAAGGATTGGAATTCAGTGTAGAAGCAAAAGTTTCAAAGGAAATGAAATAGGAAATCGTCGTAATTACCAATGTTCTATTTATGCTGCCTTGGATTTGAgttttacttgttttatggcTCGTTTGAaactgtttttaaaatgactgaaagcgtttttaagCTCCTTCACCATTGTTTTATGTCTTTACTGCTGAACAAGTGTATGTTATTGGTCTAACAACCGTTAGGCCTCAACTAGCCGGTCTGTGTATACCCGACCTGTTAATCTGGCCCAACCTACCCGTTGATCCGTCGAGTTTCACCTCAAGTCCGAAAGACTCTTAGGCTGACTGCTTGACCCCATCACCTGTTCGACACACCACATTCAAAGATCTTCCAACGTTTATCTTAGTTCTCATGCAAAATATTttctaaaactaaatttttttaattttttcacaaaaactgtGAGTAATAACCACCATTTTCAAATCAATTTTGGCAATTTTTACAAGATTAATTATAAGCCAAAATTCGAGTCATTTTCGTCGCACTACATGTTTCCTAAAATCAATTTAGAAAATTTCGaatattttggaaaattttggGGGCCTACTAttagtttatattattttttttttcaactttaaatTTGGGACCTAATAACTAGTATGATCACATT encodes the following:
- the LOC126611577 gene encoding AUGMIN subunit 8-like, whose amino-acid sequence is MDVRESALAALKKKTAVETPRPPLVPAERNNNAVTTRRPRTREVSSRYKSHTPSSTTPSSPSGARRCPSPTLTSTSRPTSPLVSKRSQSVDRRRPSTPTSPPSPSTPVRDADVQFSFRRLANGRMPEGLWPSTMRSLSVSFQSDSISIPVSKKEKPVSSALSDRTLRSSSNVAHRQAETPAAPRKLTTERKRSPLKGKTAPDQSENSKPVDGLHSRLIDQHRWPSRISGKVSSNSLNRSVDLGAKIVRLAAPTPGVGLSTLRRTPPSDSLGKSLQKSASDTAALLPLHQSCKAGLGANSVDGNSLQVSRPHKLASTSLSDRLSLTSHSLKSQSSLSTPSQSRPSSPSKSSMFSSSVTRGLSPSRSRPSTPPSRGVSPSKARPSSTSSQSSSSTSVLSFIADFKGKKGASYIEDAHQLRLLYNRCLQWRFANARAEVVLYVQKVNAERTLLNVWNSTISLWDSVIKKRIDLQQLKLELKLKSVLNDQMAYLDDWGLLETEHIAAFSGAMEDLEASTLRLPVTGGARADLDSLKVAICSAVDVMQAMASSICCLLSQVEGVNSLASELAVVAAQEKAMLDECEVLLASAAAMQVEEYSLRTHLMQTKQDFGKASAQFWQPRLVLDPD